In Arachis hypogaea cultivar Tifrunner chromosome 17, arahy.Tifrunner.gnm2.J5K5, whole genome shotgun sequence, a single window of DNA contains:
- the LOC112764070 gene encoding 2-methylpropanoate--CoA ligase CCL4 — protein sequence MEQLKPSAANSSPLTPLGFLDRAATVYGDIPSVIYDGVTFTWSDTRRRCLQLASALSSLGIRRGDVVSVVAPNIPAMYELHFAVPFAGAILNNINTRLDARTISVILRHAESKLVFVDTASRDVVLEALSLFPENNPRRPILIFIADDAVERLTPSSTVHFKDSYEGLISKGDPNFKWLYPNSEWDPMILNYTSGTTSSPKGVVHCHRGTFVMTVDSLIDWAVPKQPVYLWTLPMFHANGWSFPWGMAAVGGTNICVRKFDARIVFSLITRHRVTHMCGAPVVLNMLTNAPDNKPLENPVHILTAGAPPPSAVLHRTESLGFIVSHGYGLTETGGLVVSCAWKRKWNHFPAAERARLKSRQGVRTCLLTEMDVVTHAGESVKRDGVTLGEVVMRGSCVMLGYLKDPEGTRKCFKNGYFYTGDVGVMHEDGYLEIKDRSKDVIISGGENLSSVEVESVLYMHPAVNEAAVVARPDEYWGETPCAFVSVKEGKAVTEKEIIEHCRKNMPKYMVPKTVAFREELPKTSTGKIQKFVLRQIAQEMGPIRHSKM from the coding sequence ATGGAACAACTGAAGCCAAGTGCTGCAAACTCTTCACCTCTCACTCCACTAGGTTTCTTGGACAGAGCAGCAACTGTTTACGGTGACATACCTTCCGTTATCTATGACGGCGTTACCTTCACCTGGTCCGACACTCGCCGTCGCTGCCTCCAGCTGGCCTCTGCTCTCTCCTCCCTAGGAATCCGCCGCGGCGACGTGGTCTCCGTCGTCGCACCAAACATACCCGCCATGTACGAGCTCCACTTTGCAGTCCCCTTCGCCGGCGCTATCCTCAACAACATCAACACACGCCTCGATGCCAGAACCATCTCCGTCATCCTCCGTCACGCGGAGTCCAAGCTCGTCTTTGTGGACACAGCCTCACGTGATGTTGTCCTCGAAGCTCTCTCTTTGTTCCCCGAAAATAATCCCCGTCGTCCGATCCTCATCTTTATAGCGGACGATGCGGTCGAGCGACTAACTCCATCATCAACCGTTCATTTCAAAGACTCGTATGAAGGTTTAATCTCCAAGGGCGATCCGAATTTTAAATGGTTATATCCTAACAGCGAGTGGGACCCGATGATACTTAACTACACCTCCGGAACGACGTCGTCTCCTAAAGGCGTAGTTCACTGCCACAGAGGAACCTTTGTTATGACCGTTGATTCGTTGATAGATTGGGCGGTTCCGAAACAACCCGTTTATCTCTGGACTCTACCGATGTTCCACGCTAACGGATGGAGCTTCCCGTGGGGGATGGCCGCCGTTGGAGGAACGAATATCTGCGTCCGCAAATTCGACGCGCGGATCGTGTTCTCCCTCATCACGCGCCACCGCGTGACTCACATGTGTGGCGCGCCGGTGGTGCTGAACATGCTCACAAACGCTCCCGACAACAAGCCGTTGGAGAATCCCGTTCACATCCTCACCGCCGGAGCGCCGCCTCCCTCGGCGGTGCTCCACCGCACCGAGTCTTTAGGATTCATAGTCAGCCACGGGTACGGCCTGACCGAGACTGGAGGACTTGTCGTGTCGTGCGCGTGGAAGAGGAAGTGGAACCATTTCCCGGCAGCGGAGAGGGCGAGGTTGAAGTCGCGTCAGGGAGTAAGAACATGCCTACTGACGGAAATGGACGTGGTGACACACGCGGGAGAGAGCGTGAAGCGTGACGGGGTAACGCTGGGTGAGGTAGTTATGCGCGGAAGCTGTGTGATGCTTGGATACCTTAAAGATCCcgaaggaacaagaaaatgtttCAAAAATGGTTATTTCTACACCGGCGATGTTGGTGTGATGCATGAAGACGGTTACTTGGAGATAAAGGATAGGTCAAAGGACGTTATAATTAGCGGCGGCGAGAACTTGAGCAGCGTCGAGGTGGAATCGGTGCTTTATATGCACCCGGCGGTGAATGAGGCGGCGGTGGTGGCGAGGCCGGACGAGTACTGGGGGGAGACGCCGTGCGCGTTCGTGAGCGTGAAGGAGGGGAAGGCGGTGACGGAGAAGGAGATAATTGAGCATTGCAGGAAGAACATGCCAAAGTATATGGTTCCCAAAACGGTTGCGTTTAGGGAGGAGCTTCCAAAGACTTCCACCGGAAAGATTCAAAAGTTTGTTCTGAGACAAATTGCTCAAGAAATGGGTCCCATCAGACACAGCAAAATGTGA